CAATTGCAATTTTAATTGGAGCTTTTTTTTCAATGGTTGGAGGATTATTTATAACAAACACATTAGCTCATATTGAGTATGTAGTTCTCATTGACTCAGTTTGGAGAGCATTAAAACTAAAAGATATTTGGTATTCAATAATAAAAGGTTTTGTTTTTGCAAACTATTTAATTGCAATTCATACAGCATTTGGTTTAGGTACAAGGGGCGGTGCAAAAGAAGTAGGAACTATGACTTCATATAGTACCGTTTATGTAGCAGTTGGAGTTATTTGCCTGGATGCGATTTTAGATTATTTAATGTATTTAGACTAGGAACCTTTAAAAAAAAGACTCTTTAAATGATTTAAGAGGTTTTATATTTCTCCAAGCATTTACAACAACTTGTTGAGCAGTATTGGTAACAATATTAGTTGTTGGATTTTCAATTCCTGTATAAAGAGTTCTTGGAACTGAACCAGAGGAAATATAATCAGTTATTGAATCAATTGTATCCAGACCTTCAAAGAAAACTTGAACGACTAATCTAATCAACATATTTGCAGCACCAGCCAAAATCCTTGCTATTGGACTTTCATATCTATAGGGTTCAAAAAATGTTGATGCTAGTGAATTTGTAACTGCTAGCTTTGCACTATTAATCCAATTAAGTTTTGATACTTTTTTATTTTCAAGAACATCTGTTAAAGAATTACTTATACCATTTCTTACAAGCTCAACTGGGAAACGAACAAGTCCTCTAATTAAAGGATTAGTTACTAACGAAGCTTCTAAAAATCTAGAACCTGCTCGGTAAAACGCTTCAAAAACACCAGGTACAGTTACTACACCAGCTGTTGCATGAAAAAGTTTTAGCTCTTGTCTATCATCTGTGTGTAAGTTGTCCTCTCCAACAAAGCTACTTGCAGTGTGTTGATTCGATTTAATTGGACTTACTGGCTCTGCTCTCACTACTTCTCACCTGACACAATTATCAACTTTTAATTTGTACATTTAGTGTTCCTTGAAATTAAACACACTATTTGTAGTGCAACAACAAGAGAGAATTTATCAAAATCCTTTTTAAAAATTGTCAAACATAAACACCAGGATTAAAAATTTTAATAGTTAAGTTAATTTATTAAATTTATCTTATATTCACACTGATAAATACCTAATAGATGAGCAATATTTGCACGAAGCTTAAATATATTTAATTTATCCGACTTTTCTTAGCCTAATACCTTCTTCAACAACACTAGGAGGACTAAGTGATACTGCTTCTACTATTGGTTCTACATAACTAGTAACTCTTCCTGCTACTTTTGCTCCAAAAGACAATATTGGATTTTCATCTTCTTCATTCATTGGTTTTCTAGCATGAGCTAATTTAGTTTGCACTTGTTCTTTTGTATATTTAGATTTTTGGATTTGATTTGAAATTTCTCCTCCTTCCAATAATCCCTCTTCTTTTAACAGCTCTTTTACTAATTCCATTCTTGCCCAGTTTTTTCTTCTTGAGTTAAAAAACATTAAAAAGAAAACATTGTGAAACATTGTATAAGTATCTGTAAAGAAATTAAAAAATTTACTGTCAAGATTCTTTGACCTCATCCATTGAAAAACAGGTTCAAGAAAACTACCAAGTACAACTAACTTACCAAGTTGTGCGTTTTGGTATCTTGCTTTTGTTGCATAGTAATACTCCTTTGTTAAATCATTTGCTTTTGACTCTTCATCAGGGTTTTGTGGCTTTACTAAATTCTCAAGTTCTTTATATACTGAACCTTCTTCTTTCTCAACTTGTATAAATCTCCCTTGATAATTTACCAGTGATAAAGTCTTTCTTAAGGAATATATGGAATCCATAAAACCAGATTGAATCCCAAATATTCCAGTGATTGCTTTAATAGGACCTAAAAAGATTACAAGTGGTAATCCAACTAATGCAGTTATTGGTGCTGTAAGTTCAACAAATGATGTCCTTTTTTGTTCAGCTATTTCTTCTTTCTCATCTTCAGCAATTATCCCTTTCTCCCTTTTTTCTCTCAATACTTCTTCTGGTTTCCAGCAACCTCTTAAGTGTTGGTAAACCCTGTCTTTTAGCATCTTAAAATACAATCCAAGCCCTGAGTGGCTGTCATCATTTGGGTTTTGTTTCTCAAAATATTCTTTAGACAGTTCCCCCAGTTCTTTTTTCTTAGCTTCCCATTTCTTTACACCTTCTTCACCACTAAAAAACGAACCAATAAATAATTTTGGAATATCATAAAACATTGTTGTTGCAAAATTAGCATGGAAAGCACCTCCAAGCATTCTTATACGCCACCAAGCTGCTGCAAACATATCACCAAATATTTGAGTTGCTTGACCAAAACCAGCTCCAAAAAGTTCACCAACACTATAAAGGAGTGTTTTTACTTTTGCTGTCTTAGTTGCCCACTTTCCAAACCATGAGGTTAGCCACTCACCATACTGTATTCTTTGAGTTTCATTTTCTAAGTAATCATCATAATAAGCAACTCCTTGATGTGCAATAGCTTGCTTGGGATCTGCAATTTCTTTATCTGTTAATTTTTCTACACCATGACCATAAAAGTTATATGCTCCATCATCTCTAAAGCCAAGTAATCCGGATCCCAAAGCTTTAGATGCTCTTCCAAGAATTTTTCCAGCTAAACTTTCACTATGATATGCATTAAACCAAAATCCAACAAGTGCAGGTAAAAGAGCACCACATAAGGCATGAATACCTTGATTACCATATTGAAGATTATCTGCTATCCATGCTAGTTTGCTTTGTGATCCTAAAGCAGAACTATTATGAGCAACGCTATGCTGCACATCACCATCAATAGGATTTCCAGAAAACCGTATTTTGTGTGCTCCAGCTGGGAACTTAACTTTTAGTTTGGGCCCTTTAACTTCCATTTTTTAATTTATATATTTTTTGACTTGTAACTATTCTGAAATATAGATGCAAAACTATCTAGCTATCTCTAACCAAATTAGCTATACATCTAATTCGATTATTAATTATTTATTAATTACAAGTCAATCTTTTTTTAATAATTTAATTAGATTTTATTTTGTTATTTCCCCTTTTTTAACCTACAAAGTTAATCAAGGAGTTGATACAACTGTCATCTATATCTTAATATTTTTTTTATAATTGTAAAAGTATGAGATTTATCTAATTTTTCGTAAAATTTACCACAAATTTAAATTTAACCAAGTTAAAATGGTAAAAACCTTAACCTTCTATGAAACTATTTGAATATGAAGCAAAAACAATAATGAGCTCTGTTGGTATCCCAGTACCAAAAGGTCAAGTTATAAAAATTGCAGAAGAAGTTTTTAACCTAAGACTTAATTATCCTATTGTAATTAAATGCCAAGTCCAAAGCGGCGGCCGTGGAAAAGCTGGAGGAGTTAAGTTTGCAAATAATCTTGACGAGGCCTATGAAATATGCAAAAAACTTTTAACACTTGAAATAAATGGGATTAAAACAAGTTCACTTTTAATTGAACCAAAAACAGAAATTGAAAAAGAATTATACATTGCAATTACTTTAGATCGTTCAAAAAAATACCATATACTTCTTGGCTCATCTAGTGGTGGAATTGAAATAGAATCTTCTCATTCTGTAAAAATAATTCCAATTGAAAACGAATACAAACCATATTTAGGAAGAAGACTTGCAAAAAGTATTGGGCTTTCACAAAATAAGCTGTCAATAGTTAGTGAAATTATAAACAAACTTTATTTTCTTTACGAAGCCCATGACTTAGATTTAGCAGAAATAAATCCTCTTGTTTTTACAAAAGATGGAAACATTCTTGCACTTGATGGGAAAATGACAGTAAATGACGATGCCTTAGACAGGCAGCCATTTTTCCAAGGCTGGGAAGTAAGCCACTTAACTGATTTAAGTGAGCGTGAACAAAAAGCAAAAATTGTAGGGTTAAATCTTGTTGAACTAAAAGGAAAAATTGGGATTATTTGTAATGGTGCTGGACTTACAATGGCAACAATGGATCTTGTAAAACAATCTGGTGGTGAACCTGCAAATTTTTTAGATGTGGGAGGCGGAGCAGATCAAAATCAAGTAATTAGAGCATTAAAACTTGTAGCTGATAATCCAAACGTTAAAGTTCTTCTTATAAATATTTTAGGTGGAATTACTGCTTGTGATGAAGTTGCAAAAGCACTTAAAGTTTTTAGCAAAGAAAATCTAGATAGAAAATTAATAGTCCGCCTTCTTGGAAACAATCAAGAAAAAGCAAGAGAAATTATGAAAGGGACTGGAATTCAATCAATTGACGATTTAGATTCAGCCGTGAAGGAATCTGTTATAAAACAATGAGTATACTAATTGACAAAGAAACAAAAGTCATAGTCCAGGGAATTACTGGCAACATGGGTAGAACTCACACAGCTCATATGTTAGAGTACGGAACTAAAATTGTTGCTGGTGTAACACCAGGAAAAGGTGGACAAGAAGTTTCTGGTGTTAAAGTCTTTGACACTGTTCAAGAAGCAAAAGAAAAAACAGGAGCTACTGTTAGTTGTATTTTTGTACCTGCATACTTTGTACTTGATGCTGCATATGAAGCACTTGATGCAGGCATGGATATTGTTGTAATTATTACAGAAGGCATTCCACTACATGATGAAGTAAAAATTATAAGACGTTCAAATGAATTAGGCATAAAAGTTATTGGACCAAATTGTCCAGGAATAATTACACCTGGTGAGTGTTTAATTGGTATTCATCCTGGAATAATGTATAAGCCAGGAAAAGTAGGGATGATAAGTAGAAGTGGAACATTAACATATGAAATTGCACTTGCACTAACAAACTCAAACGTTGGACAATCAACATGCATTGGAATTGGTGGAGATCCAGTAGTTGGTTTAAGTATCGTTGATTGTTTAAAACTTTTTAATTTTGACAAGGATACAGGAGTAATTGTTTTAATTGGAGAAATAGGTGGTACAGCTGAAGAAGAAGCAGCAGAGTTTATAAAAAAAGAAATTAAAAAACCAGTTGTAGCATATATAGCAGGACGTACTGCACCAGAAGGGAAAAGAATGGGCCATGCAGGTGCAATAATCACTGGTAATAAAGGAACAGCAGAAAGCAAAGTAAAAACTTTTAAAGATGCAAATGTTCAGGTAGCTTGTGTACCAAGTGAGGTAGCAGATTTAGTTAAAAAGGCAATGAAAGAGATAACTAATTAATACTAAATTAAACCTTGCTAATCCTATTACTTAAATAATGGGTATATTGCAATATGCTAATATCTTTATTTACTTTAAGCAATCATCAAATTATTAATCTACTTGTATACTAAAGCTAAAATCAGGATTTTAATTTTAAAACTCAAACAAAAAGAGCATTGGCAGTCTCTTAAAAGTAAGGCTTGAGGTTATGGAAACAGTAATTGGAATTTTAGTTGGTTTGTTCTTGGTGCTGTTAAATGGTTTATTTGTAGCAGTGGAATTTGCCTTAGCTAGAGTTAACCGTACAAGAATCGAACAAAAAGTTAGTGAAGGAAATAAGCCTGCTTCTTTAGTTTTAAAAGCACTAAATAAAATAGACAGCTATATATCTGCTGCACAAGTTGGAATTACAATTGCAAGCTTAGCTTTAGGTGCTATTGGTGAACTAACAATTGCAAAATTTTTAATTCCAATAGTTGAAAACTTTATAAATCCTGAAATGACAACATTTACTGCTCACTCAATTGCATTACCATTAGCACTACTACTTGTAACTTATTTTCATGTTGTTATTGGAGAAATAATACCAAAAACTTTAGCTTTTGTAAGTCCAGAAAAAACTGTTTTCTTACTTATATGGACACTTGAAGCGTTTAGATTAATTATTAGTCCGCTTGTATTGTTTTTAAATATTTCAGCATCAAGTATTTTAAGATTTTTTGGAATTACAGATTTGAGAACTACATTTGTTTACACTGAAGATGAATTAAAAATGCTTTTAAATGTTAGTCAAGAAAGTGGTGTGTTGGAAGAATCAGAGAAGGAAATGATTTCAAATATTTTTGATTTTCCAGATACAGTTGCAAGAGAAATAATGACTCCAA
The window above is part of the Candidatus Melainabacteria bacterium genome. Proteins encoded here:
- a CDS encoding acetate--CoA ligase family protein; translation: MKLFEYEAKTIMSSVGIPVPKGQVIKIAEEVFNLRLNYPIVIKCQVQSGGRGKAGGVKFANNLDEAYEICKKLLTLEINGIKTSSLLIEPKTEIEKELYIAITLDRSKKYHILLGSSSGGIEIESSHSVKIIPIENEYKPYLGRRLAKSIGLSQNKLSIVSEIINKLYFLYEAHDLDLAEINPLVFTKDGNILALDGKMTVNDDALDRQPFFQGWEVSHLTDLSEREQKAKIVGLNLVELKGKIGIICNGAGLTMATMDLVKQSGGEPANFLDVGGGADQNQVIRALKLVADNPNVKVLLINILGGITACDEVAKALKVFSKENLDRKLIVRLLGNNQEKAREIMKGTGIQSIDDLDSAVKESVIKQ
- the sucD gene encoding succinate--CoA ligase subunit alpha encodes the protein MSILIDKETKVIVQGITGNMGRTHTAHMLEYGTKIVAGVTPGKGGQEVSGVKVFDTVQEAKEKTGATVSCIFVPAYFVLDAAYEALDAGMDIVVIITEGIPLHDEVKIIRRSNELGIKVIGPNCPGIITPGECLIGIHPGIMYKPGKVGMISRSGTLTYEIALALTNSNVGQSTCIGIGGDPVVGLSIVDCLKLFNFDKDTGVIVLIGEIGGTAEEEAAEFIKKEIKKPVVAYIAGRTAPEGKRMGHAGAIITGNKGTAESKVKTFKDANVQVACVPSEVADLVKKAMKEITN